In one window of Rhodoglobus vestalii DNA:
- a CDS encoding SDR family NAD(P)-dependent oxidoreductase codes for MDEAEEARGSTAVPAALGPRRFLVTGGARGLGAAIVKRLAETGASGLILDRAVDPSESYAWPTVAVDVTNETALRETIQADIEKNGPFNGLVAAAGIVPEWHDPVNIDLEMLNRTLAVNLTGFVATMKYVVPTMPRGSTIVAIGSLNSWRGDPNLLAYAASKHAVLGAVRSAALSLGPRGIRVNAVAPGPVATEALLSRIESRGEVTGLSQAEALRASEKLTALGALATPDDISNAVIFLSGSQSAAITGQLLAIDGGLL; via the coding sequence ATGGACGAAGCAGAAGAAGCGCGCGGATCGACTGCCGTTCCCGCGGCGCTTGGCCCACGCCGATTTCTTGTGACGGGTGGAGCACGCGGACTCGGGGCGGCAATCGTGAAGCGGCTTGCGGAAACCGGCGCCTCGGGCCTAATCCTCGACCGTGCGGTCGACCCTTCAGAATCGTACGCTTGGCCCACGGTCGCGGTGGATGTCACCAATGAGACAGCCCTTCGCGAGACCATTCAGGCTGATATTGAAAAAAACGGTCCCTTTAATGGCCTCGTTGCCGCCGCGGGAATTGTTCCGGAGTGGCATGATCCCGTCAACATAGACCTTGAAATGCTGAATCGAACGCTGGCGGTAAACCTCACCGGCTTCGTCGCGACAATGAAGTACGTAGTGCCAACCATGCCGCGCGGGTCAACCATTGTCGCGATCGGATCCCTTAATTCTTGGCGTGGTGACCCCAACCTGCTCGCCTACGCTGCGAGCAAACATGCGGTCCTTGGTGCGGTTCGTTCTGCAGCGCTATCGCTCGGCCCGCGGGGGATTAGGGTAAACGCCGTCGCTCCAGGACCCGTCGCAACGGAAGCACTCTTGAGCCGCATTGAGTCACGAGGTGAGGTCACCGGCCTCAGCCAGGCGGAGGCCCTCCGGGCATCCGAAAAGCTCACCGCCTTAGGAGCACTGGCTACGCCAGATGACATCTCCAACGCAGTGATCTTCCTGTCGGGCTCCCAGTCTGCGGCTATCACCGGGCAGCTTCTCGCAATCGATGGGGGCCTGTTGTAG
- a CDS encoding dihydrodipicolinate synthase family protein, with amino-acid sequence MNRDDVDWAGYLPAVVTPFTESGTLDTETLHALIEQYAERGMHGAVVNGTCGEWFSQSVDERKSVAETAVAAASGRMPVLVGCTSNTAENVQDLARHALDAGASGVLVSPPPYIKLFPNEVVAWYEDVSAAVKGPTVVYNWPHGTGVDINSDLADRLADIDSIVAIKDSTPNVDQFFETSRRARDRVRVFGPYMSSRGVEVLRTEGGDGTVGGGSLFGTPDPTFWENYWAGDFEPMERYAEVQDRLFPKLWLPGGWAGIYGGYQSQLKALMHMLGQPAGHVRRPRLPVSDPDALASLRAVLVDEGLLTATSGQA; translated from the coding sequence ATGAATCGCGATGACGTCGATTGGGCGGGATATCTCCCCGCCGTAGTGACCCCGTTCACTGAGTCGGGCACGCTTGACACCGAAACGCTGCACGCATTGATCGAGCAGTATGCGGAACGCGGGATGCACGGTGCCGTGGTCAATGGCACGTGCGGAGAATGGTTCTCGCAGAGTGTGGACGAACGAAAGTCTGTAGCCGAAACCGCAGTCGCCGCAGCGAGCGGGAGAATGCCGGTGCTCGTGGGCTGCACCTCCAACACGGCAGAGAATGTTCAGGATTTGGCCCGTCACGCCCTTGACGCCGGCGCCAGCGGAGTTCTGGTATCACCCCCTCCGTACATCAAGCTCTTTCCCAACGAGGTAGTGGCGTGGTACGAAGACGTCAGTGCTGCCGTCAAGGGGCCGACAGTCGTTTACAACTGGCCACACGGAACCGGCGTGGACATCAACTCAGATCTTGCAGACCGTCTGGCGGATATCGATTCGATTGTTGCGATCAAAGACAGCACTCCAAATGTGGATCAGTTCTTTGAAACCTCGCGTCGCGCGCGTGACCGAGTGCGCGTATTCGGCCCCTACATGTCATCACGAGGTGTCGAGGTGCTTCGCACAGAGGGTGGCGACGGCACGGTAGGGGGCGGCTCGCTCTTTGGAACACCCGATCCCACGTTCTGGGAGAACTACTGGGCTGGCGACTTCGAGCCGATGGAGCGCTACGCCGAAGTTCAAGACCGGCTCTTTCCCAAGCTCTGGCTGCCCGGGGGTTGGGCAGGCATCTACGGCGGCTACCAGTCTCAGCTGAAAGCGCTGATGCACATGCTCGGCCAGCCAGCAGGGCACGTTCGTCGGCCTCGGCTCCCGGTGAGTGACCCCGATGCTCTGGCTAGCCTCCGTGCAGTGCTCGTTGACGAAGGTTTACTGACAGCCACATCGGGGCAAGCGTGA
- a CDS encoding NADH:flavin oxidoreductase/NADH oxidase: MQHPQSQLFQPITINGLTVPHRLWVAPMCMYSSVDGQPGDWHIAHYGSFAIGRAGLIMTEATSVSPEGRISPDDAGLWNDEHTKGWRRVVEVVHGMNSLIGMQLSHAGRKASTALPTRGRGYVPPAEGGWVTVGPTDLPYEPFAAPVALDHDGIAKVIKNFRDAACRAVEAGFDLVEVHAAHGYLLGQFLSPTSNTRTDEYGKDNAGRTRLLREVVEAVREVIPAEMPLVVRLSATEWVVGGVTVDDTIEVIRGLVGVDLISVSSGGNSPGQHIVPGPGYQQPLSRKIRAEVDIPVGVAGLITSPQQAEAAIVTGDTDIVFAARQFLREPNFALRAAAELGGELEWVWQYNKAKYWNSIP; encoded by the coding sequence ATGCAGCACCCCCAATCACAGCTGTTCCAACCCATCACGATCAACGGTCTGACCGTTCCGCATCGCCTCTGGGTTGCGCCCATGTGCATGTACTCGTCGGTCGACGGTCAACCAGGCGACTGGCATATCGCCCACTACGGTTCGTTCGCAATCGGTCGTGCAGGCCTCATCATGACCGAAGCCACCTCGGTTTCTCCGGAGGGACGGATCTCTCCCGACGATGCCGGTCTCTGGAACGACGAGCACACGAAAGGATGGCGCCGCGTCGTCGAGGTTGTGCACGGTATGAATTCGCTGATTGGAATGCAACTATCCCATGCCGGACGCAAAGCCTCCACAGCTCTGCCCACCCGCGGGCGCGGCTATGTTCCGCCCGCTGAAGGGGGTTGGGTGACAGTGGGCCCCACCGACCTACCGTATGAGCCATTCGCCGCTCCGGTGGCACTCGACCATGACGGCATCGCGAAAGTCATCAAGAACTTTCGGGATGCCGCATGCCGTGCCGTCGAAGCCGGCTTCGACCTTGTTGAAGTTCATGCCGCCCACGGGTATCTCCTCGGACAGTTTCTCTCGCCCACCTCCAACACTCGCACCGACGAGTACGGCAAGGACAACGCCGGCCGCACCCGCCTCCTGCGGGAGGTAGTCGAGGCGGTGCGCGAGGTCATTCCCGCCGAGATGCCTCTTGTCGTACGCCTCTCCGCAACTGAGTGGGTTGTCGGAGGTGTCACGGTCGATGACACCATCGAGGTGATTCGCGGGCTCGTCGGCGTTGATCTCATCAGTGTCTCCTCCGGCGGAAACAGCCCTGGTCAACACATCGTTCCGGGTCCCGGCTATCAGCAGCCGCTATCACGCAAGATTCGCGCAGAGGTCGACATCCCGGTCGGCGTTGCCGGGCTCATCACCTCCCCGCAGCAGGCAGAGGCTGCCATCGTTACCGGAGATACCGACATCGTCTTCGCCGCGCGACAGTTTCTGCGCGAACCCAACTTCGCCCTTCGTGCAGCCGCAGAACTCGGCGGCGAACTGGAGTGGGTCTGGCAGTACAACAAGGCAAAATACTGGAACAGCATCCCCTAA
- a CDS encoding VOC family protein, which yields MTSNPTYGFGTLLGLDHIGVGVSDLEASLEFYAQLGFSDIVFDYTGALDGLQQVTGKDTTEARVVYLRSTNPTVLGRSGVKLVQITNREQGPLPEGFAYGEPGICEVCLHVKGQAEFYQHLVDTGHTSLMEPDEQVLEPYQTHCGLSYVEDPDGAKIELIEWSTLESGWPHPDGPQGVNHVAFGVTDIERTEAFYRTLGFTGKLFDASGINTPMNPWFESVGRVPPVQRMMLLTSPHGGALEPVEQDPPGADMRGEWGHLGTFEFAIGARNLDLALTYLKSMDIPLVGDPVEIPMADGQVWRYAYFQDPAGLFVSITEVRA from the coding sequence ATGACTAGTAACCCCACGTACGGTTTTGGTACTTTGCTGGGCCTCGATCACATCGGTGTTGGGGTCTCTGACCTGGAAGCGTCGCTGGAGTTTTATGCCCAACTGGGTTTCTCAGACATCGTATTTGACTACACCGGAGCGCTAGACGGTTTACAGCAAGTAACCGGGAAGGACACGACAGAGGCGCGCGTCGTATACCTCCGCAGCACAAACCCAACCGTTTTAGGGCGCTCCGGCGTCAAGCTAGTCCAGATCACAAATCGTGAGCAGGGGCCGCTGCCCGAGGGTTTCGCCTATGGAGAGCCCGGCATTTGTGAGGTATGTCTTCACGTGAAGGGTCAGGCCGAGTTCTACCAGCACCTCGTCGACACCGGTCACACAAGCCTGATGGAGCCAGACGAGCAGGTCCTAGAGCCTTACCAGACGCACTGCGGGCTGTCATACGTCGAAGACCCCGATGGGGCAAAGATCGAGCTCATCGAGTGGTCCACCCTCGAATCAGGGTGGCCCCATCCGGATGGCCCCCAGGGCGTGAATCACGTCGCCTTCGGCGTCACCGACATCGAGCGCACAGAGGCCTTCTACCGAACACTCGGCTTTACCGGCAAGCTGTTTGACGCCAGCGGAATCAATACGCCCATGAATCCCTGGTTTGAATCGGTGGGCCGCGTACCCCCCGTGCAACGAATGATGCTGCTGACGAGTCCACACGGTGGGGCACTTGAGCCCGTAGAGCAGGATCCACCCGGCGCGGACATGCGCGGCGAATGGGGTCATCTCGGTACCTTTGAGTTTGCCATCGGCGCCCGTAACCTCGATCTGGCGCTGACGTATCTCAAGTCGATGGATATCCCCCTCGTGGGAGACCCCGTTGAGATCCCGATGGCTGATGGTCAAGTCTGGCGCTACGCTTACTTCCAAGACCCCGCCGGGCTATTTGTCTCCATCACCGAGGTCCGTGCGTGA
- a CDS encoding NAD-dependent epimerase/dehydratase family protein → MRVVVVGATGHVGGYLIPELVASGHEVVAVSRNATPHYRQHDAWEAVEHVVIDRDAAESAGTFAEDIASLQADVVVDMICFTAESAHQLVEGLRGRVSRLIMCSTIWVKGRLSAVPADEDVVSEPWGDYGINKAAIEEVLRVESSRPDGLQSTVIRAGQICGPGWTAVNPQGHRGLEVWETLAAGEPVTLPNFGVETLHHVHASDVAQVFQLAIERDVAPVFDVFNAVAPEASNLRGLADSISTRFGHQVRFDFVPFEIFRERVSPQHAATSFEHISRSHVMSIERAKRELGYRPRFSSAEAVAESVGWLCTSGKLSAHAADRWLG, encoded by the coding sequence GTGAGAGTAGTCGTTGTGGGAGCCACCGGGCACGTTGGGGGATATCTGATTCCCGAGCTCGTCGCTTCCGGGCATGAGGTCGTCGCCGTCAGCAGAAATGCAACCCCCCACTATCGCCAGCATGACGCCTGGGAGGCGGTCGAGCACGTCGTGATCGACCGTGACGCAGCAGAGAGTGCTGGCACGTTCGCTGAGGACATTGCGAGCCTCCAAGCTGATGTCGTTGTGGACATGATTTGTTTTACCGCAGAATCGGCTCATCAGCTGGTCGAAGGGTTACGTGGCCGTGTCTCGCGACTGATCATGTGCAGCACCATCTGGGTCAAAGGTCGTTTGTCGGCGGTGCCCGCAGATGAGGACGTAGTGAGTGAGCCGTGGGGTGATTACGGGATCAATAAGGCGGCGATCGAGGAGGTTCTGCGCGTCGAGTCGTCGCGGCCCGATGGCCTGCAGAGCACGGTGATTCGGGCAGGCCAGATCTGTGGGCCGGGCTGGACCGCGGTTAACCCGCAGGGCCATCGAGGGCTGGAAGTGTGGGAGACGCTTGCTGCGGGGGAACCGGTTACCCTGCCCAACTTTGGAGTGGAGACTCTTCACCATGTCCACGCCAGTGACGTGGCTCAGGTTTTTCAGTTGGCAATCGAACGCGACGTCGCTCCTGTTTTCGATGTCTTTAATGCCGTCGCGCCGGAGGCCAGCAATCTTCGCGGTTTGGCCGATTCGATCTCGACACGGTTTGGTCATCAGGTGCGTTTCGACTTCGTGCCGTTCGAGATCTTCCGCGAGCGAGTATCGCCCCAACACGCGGCAACGTCCTTCGAGCATATTTCTCGAAGTCATGTGATGAGTATCGAACGGGCGAAGAGGGAACTTGGCTACCGACCGCGCTTTTCGTCGGCTGAGGCTGTCGCTGAGTCGGTCGGTTGGCTCTGCACTTCAGGCAAACTCTCGGCGCACGCTGCCGACCGGTGGCTGGGCTAG
- a CDS encoding 3-hydroxyacyl-CoA dehydrogenase, with translation MKTETTPEEARADLPIHSVAVIGAGSIGIAWSIVFACAGINVRICELDDTRRDSALASAESLLSEMEGAGLLSQATAGILERMSVWEELSDAVSGVGYVQECVVEDVDVKRELFRQLDQLTPHDVVLASSTSTIPSSKFASDLPGRARCLVVHPANPPYFLRVAEVVPAEFTSPTAVATTVSILKRAQIFSVHLNSEIEGFALNRLQGALLREAYCLVQDGVISAVDVDTLVREGLGRRWSVIGPFTTSELNTRGGLRQHSEVLGPVYARLGLERGHENPWTPDTINTVAKAIEQNLPFASWEENVRQRDHAMIQIASRLKGFDNPLVQCESE, from the coding sequence ATGAAAACCGAGACAACTCCCGAAGAAGCACGAGCAGATCTTCCGATCCATTCTGTCGCGGTGATCGGGGCCGGCAGTATCGGAATTGCTTGGTCAATTGTCTTTGCGTGTGCGGGGATCAACGTACGAATATGTGAACTTGATGACACGCGACGTGACTCGGCACTGGCTTCGGCCGAATCACTTCTGAGCGAAATGGAGGGTGCAGGACTGCTTTCTCAGGCCACCGCAGGAATCCTCGAGCGAATGAGCGTGTGGGAAGAGCTCTCTGACGCCGTTTCTGGCGTCGGCTACGTGCAGGAGTGCGTTGTCGAGGATGTTGACGTGAAGCGCGAGCTTTTTCGCCAGCTCGATCAGTTGACGCCACACGATGTTGTGCTGGCCAGTTCGACCTCCACGATTCCTTCCTCGAAGTTCGCCAGCGACCTGCCGGGTCGGGCTCGCTGTCTCGTTGTCCACCCGGCGAATCCCCCCTACTTCTTGAGGGTCGCCGAGGTTGTTCCTGCCGAATTCACTTCCCCAACGGCGGTCGCCACCACGGTGTCAATTCTCAAGCGCGCACAGATCTTCTCTGTTCACCTAAACAGCGAGATCGAAGGCTTCGCCCTCAACCGTCTTCAGGGGGCGCTTCTCCGAGAGGCCTACTGTCTCGTACAGGATGGCGTGATCTCTGCTGTCGACGTTGACACTCTCGTGCGAGAAGGACTCGGCCGCCGCTGGTCAGTCATCGGACCCTTCACTACCAGTGAGCTCAATACGCGCGGGGGGCTCCGCCAGCACTCCGAAGTTCTGGGACCCGTCTATGCGCGCCTGGGTCTCGAGCGTGGGCACGAAAACCCCTGGACCCCCGACACCATCAACACGGTGGCGAAGGCCATCGAGCAAAATCTTCCCTTCGCCAGCTGGGAAGAGAACGTGCGGCAACGCGACCACGCGATGATCCAAATCGCGTCTCGACTCAAG
- a CDS encoding (2Fe-2S)-binding protein: MSSGRTTGHGMERGAPVRIVVDGAPQDAFEGESVAAAIMACGENELREQASGEPRGYFCGMGICFDCVMTVDGVPNTRTCVTWVREGLTVERQRGAALASDEPDEVPH; encoded by the coding sequence GTGAGTTCGGGCCGCACCACCGGACACGGCATGGAACGTGGAGCACCAGTGCGCATCGTCGTGGACGGTGCACCACAGGACGCATTCGAGGGCGAGAGCGTCGCCGCCGCGATCATGGCGTGCGGTGAAAATGAGTTACGCGAACAAGCGTCCGGTGAACCACGGGGCTACTTCTGCGGCATGGGAATCTGTTTTGACTGCGTCATGACCGTCGATGGCGTACCCAACACTCGCACCTGCGTCACCTGGGTTCGGGAGGGTCTCACTGTGGAACGACAGCGCGGTGCCGCACTGGCATCGGACGAGCCCGACGAAGTGCCCCACTAA
- a CDS encoding SDR family NAD(P)-dependent oxidoreductase yields MTNGLSLDDRTALITGVSGAIGSRIAATFVDRGARVAGTFRSREAEAADALVSAKTGRAALLHADINSPDSARELWQRAEAWHAIDTLVVNAAVMAPTSLTDDDNDAWDAGWERSFQVNVLGAATLMREAARSFSERGYGTIIAISSWAAEQGSRFPETNAYAASKAALRNFSQTLARSYVRQGVRVYVIAPGVVGAGMGTSGQHPTEIQATADGLARGRHVDPQEVAELSAFLATDRCPSLTGSTIDLNGASYIR; encoded by the coding sequence GTGACTAATGGCCTGAGCCTTGACGACCGAACTGCACTCATCACCGGTGTCTCCGGGGCGATTGGTTCCCGCATAGCGGCAACCTTCGTCGATCGCGGAGCGCGCGTCGCGGGAACGTTTCGGAGCCGCGAGGCGGAAGCGGCAGACGCCCTCGTTTCTGCCAAGACCGGCCGAGCTGCTCTGCTTCACGCCGATATCAACTCCCCAGACTCTGCCCGCGAACTGTGGCAGCGCGCAGAAGCCTGGCACGCGATAGACACGTTGGTGGTGAACGCTGCTGTGATGGCACCCACTTCGCTCACCGACGACGACAATGACGCCTGGGATGCCGGCTGGGAACGCTCCTTCCAGGTCAACGTTTTGGGTGCCGCGACCCTGATGCGAGAGGCCGCGCGTTCGTTCTCTGAAAGGGGGTACGGCACCATCATTGCAATCTCCAGTTGGGCTGCTGAGCAGGGCTCCCGCTTTCCTGAGACAAACGCTTACGCGGCCTCAAAGGCTGCGCTCCGCAACTTTTCTCAAACGCTCGCACGCTCTTACGTACGTCAGGGGGTGCGCGTCTACGTCATAGCACCGGGTGTCGTCGGCGCAGGGATGGGCACCTCAGGCCAACACCCCACCGAAATCCAAGCCACTGCAGACGGGCTCGCGAGGGGGCGGCATGTCGACCCCCAGGAAGTCGCTGAGCTCTCAGCATTCCTAGCGACCGATCGATGCCCGAGCTTGACAGGGTCGACCATCGACCTCAACGGTGCGTCATACATCCGCTAA
- a CDS encoding FAD-dependent oxidoreductase gives MDERVFDVLIVGGGPAGMAAASTAAAAGLKAALIDERPTLGGQVYKQPGPGMRVTNPRAMGAQYLAGRRLIDEVEQSGAEIVLSASVVDLEPAPHGWTAMVQREGHNVEPIQAVRVVIAAGANDRPVVFPGWTLPGVITAGGLQTLAKTQAVIPGKRIVFAGSGPVALAFPAQLASYGANIVTALESGPTPGIGDIAKVGLAAPGNIGLLVEAAKYRASLLAHKIPLKYGRIVVRAEGARRVERVVHAAVDRDWRVIPGTEETIDADVLCIGYGFAPSTELLSLVGCEFDSDEDLGGPVVRRDDWCRTDVVGIYAVGDGAGVEGSAVAADEGRLAAVAVARDANVLTQREAQNRASRLLKKVGRRRVLTSAAERMYRVGEGIFELATPDTTVCRCEGTTLAAVQQAIDQAPDVSAVKGLTRAGMGPCQGRMCGRHIASMIARNRGVPLSEVEPATPRMPIRPTPIGAIANPNVSDPGLFDTTAIRPTEPPRTDPMPANLTETTPGISQETDVLVIGGGIAGTAVAYYLAKEGVDVTLLERGELNREASGTNAGSFHFQLAIHQLSGKGTTADRDRLLGDARDSVRAYELWKGLSEELGADVGLHQTGGWMVAETAEQLQILRDKHLLETEAGIETEVLTGSKLKNRAPYFSDRVLGATYCGLEGHANPLTTAPLYAQRAAEAGGTIRTHTEVLSIEVNDASESRRFTVRTTQGTYYARRVVNCAAAWAGELAEMVGLNFPIRREGLHVNVTEARPKLLPSMVQHIGRRLTLKQTSQGGFIVGGGWPTGASAFPTRYPTKWQSASGNLNVARDVIPSLDGVRVIRTWSGVIAFTDDKSPIVGESAIVPGYYACVATTGFTFSPIFAYQLSEQILDRHKGSSPFPERFSLDRMA, from the coding sequence GTGGATGAACGCGTTTTCGATGTTCTGATTGTCGGGGGAGGCCCCGCCGGAATGGCTGCGGCATCGACCGCGGCAGCCGCAGGCCTGAAAGCCGCGCTCATCGACGAACGACCCACTCTCGGTGGCCAGGTGTATAAGCAACCTGGCCCCGGGATGCGGGTAACTAACCCTCGCGCAATGGGCGCACAGTATCTTGCCGGCCGCCGCTTGATCGACGAAGTCGAGCAGAGCGGGGCAGAAATCGTATTGAGCGCGAGCGTAGTAGACCTCGAACCGGCACCGCACGGCTGGACTGCCATGGTGCAACGGGAGGGACACAACGTCGAGCCGATCCAGGCGGTGCGGGTTGTCATCGCAGCAGGGGCGAATGATCGACCCGTAGTTTTTCCGGGTTGGACTCTGCCGGGCGTCATTACTGCCGGCGGTCTACAAACTCTCGCCAAGACGCAGGCAGTAATCCCGGGCAAGCGGATCGTGTTCGCGGGTTCTGGCCCCGTAGCCCTAGCCTTCCCTGCCCAACTCGCCAGCTACGGTGCAAACATTGTGACCGCGCTTGAGTCCGGGCCGACGCCTGGCATTGGCGACATTGCAAAAGTTGGTCTCGCGGCACCGGGCAACATCGGGTTGCTTGTTGAAGCAGCCAAGTATCGAGCTTCTCTCCTGGCACACAAGATCCCTCTCAAATACGGTCGTATCGTCGTGCGGGCAGAAGGTGCCCGACGAGTAGAACGAGTCGTTCACGCGGCGGTCGATCGCGACTGGCGGGTTATTCCCGGCACAGAAGAGACAATTGACGCCGACGTGCTGTGCATCGGGTACGGGTTTGCACCGTCAACCGAACTGCTCAGCCTCGTTGGCTGTGAATTCGATAGCGACGAAGACCTTGGTGGGCCCGTCGTACGACGAGACGATTGGTGTCGCACCGACGTCGTCGGAATCTACGCGGTTGGTGACGGTGCCGGGGTCGAAGGGTCCGCAGTCGCTGCGGATGAAGGGCGGCTTGCTGCCGTCGCTGTAGCCCGGGACGCAAACGTACTCACCCAACGCGAAGCACAGAATCGCGCATCTCGGCTTCTGAAAAAGGTTGGGCGTCGACGTGTCCTGACCTCCGCGGCCGAGCGTATGTACCGGGTTGGTGAAGGAATTTTTGAACTCGCAACACCCGACACCACGGTGTGCCGTTGCGAAGGAACAACACTGGCTGCAGTGCAGCAGGCCATCGACCAAGCTCCCGACGTCAGCGCGGTCAAGGGCCTGACCCGTGCAGGAATGGGACCCTGCCAAGGACGGATGTGCGGCCGCCACATTGCATCAATGATTGCGCGCAACCGGGGAGTGCCCCTCTCGGAGGTTGAGCCGGCCACGCCGCGAATGCCCATTCGCCCAACGCCGATCGGGGCGATCGCGAACCCCAACGTCTCGGACCCCGGCCTCTTTGACACCACCGCAATCAGGCCCACAGAACCTCCACGAACTGACCCGATGCCGGCGAATCTGACCGAAACCACGCCGGGCATCAGCCAGGAAACCGATGTGCTGGTCATCGGCGGGGGAATCGCCGGTACTGCCGTCGCCTACTACCTCGCCAAAGAGGGCGTCGATGTGACGCTCCTCGAGCGCGGCGAACTCAATCGAGAAGCCTCCGGCACCAACGCCGGAAGCTTCCACTTCCAACTCGCCATCCATCAACTCTCAGGAAAAGGAACCACGGCAGACAGAGATCGTTTGCTGGGTGACGCACGAGACAGCGTCCGGGCCTACGAACTGTGGAAGGGCCTGAGCGAAGAACTCGGTGCCGACGTCGGTCTGCACCAAACCGGCGGTTGGATGGTCGCCGAGACCGCGGAACAATTGCAGATCCTCCGCGACAAGCATCTTCTAGAAACAGAAGCGGGGATTGAGACCGAGGTACTCACCGGCTCCAAACTCAAGAATCGAGCCCCCTACTTCTCAGATCGCGTGTTGGGGGCAACCTACTGTGGGCTCGAGGGACACGCCAACCCGCTCACCACGGCGCCACTCTACGCGCAACGGGCGGCAGAAGCTGGCGGCACGATCAGGACCCACACCGAGGTGCTCAGCATTGAAGTGAATGACGCCTCCGAATCTAGACGCTTCACCGTGAGAACAACACAGGGAACCTACTACGCCCGCCGCGTGGTCAATTGTGCGGCAGCCTGGGCCGGGGAACTCGCCGAAATGGTGGGCTTGAACTTTCCAATCCGACGCGAAGGGCTCCATGTCAACGTCACCGAGGCGCGGCCAAAGCTGCTTCCCTCAATGGTGCAACACATCGGCCGCAGGCTCACCCTGAAGCAGACCTCACAAGGCGGATTCATCGTTGGTGGCGGCTGGCCGACGGGCGCATCCGCATTCCCGACTCGCTATCCCACCAAGTGGCAGAGTGCCTCAGGCAACCTCAACGTCGCGCGCGATGTCATTCCGTCCCTTGACGGCGTGCGAGTCATCCGTACCTGGTCGGGCGTAATTGCTTTCACCGACGACAAGTCACCGATCGTGGGCGAGTCAGCGATCGTGCCCGGTTACTACGCCTGCGTGGCGACCACCGGGTTTACCTTCTCGCCAATTTTTGCGTACCAGCTGTCTGAACAAATCCTGGATCGCCACAAGGGGTCGTCTCCGTTCCCCGAGCGCTTCTCGCTCGACCGGATGGCATGA
- a CDS encoding FAD-dependent oxidoreductase, with the protein MRIHSKGFGDTPNPITLNYNGAPVVGQAGDTVASALIAAGDPALREAGGGDKRGVFCGMGVCAECTVMIEGKGESLACMTPATDGMIVDSAAPRLDLSTLDAGSTLPESTLSPDVVVIGAGPSGLAAAAVAAESGLDVVLLDERGKLGGQYYKQPAPDFDLDEHRLDGQYQRGRALIERARASGVRILDRAKVWGAFAPDHIVAASPVERWVIRAKRVVLATGAYERGVPMPGWTLPGVMTTGAAQTLSRSYQVSPGERVLVAGNGPLNMQVAAELAAAGAHVVALVELANPVRASSVLPGAMMAFASPGLIADGAKYGLALARAHVPVITGSAVVRMTGDENGVAGAVVARLRSDGTLIPGTERTFEVDAVCMGYGFLPSNEIARLSASVG; encoded by the coding sequence GTGCGGATTCATAGCAAAGGGTTTGGTGACACACCAAACCCCATCACTCTCAACTACAACGGCGCCCCTGTTGTGGGCCAAGCGGGAGACACTGTGGCGTCGGCGCTCATCGCGGCCGGCGACCCAGCGTTGCGCGAAGCCGGTGGCGGCGACAAGCGCGGAGTATTTTGCGGGATGGGGGTGTGCGCCGAGTGCACCGTCATGATCGAGGGCAAGGGCGAGAGTCTTGCCTGCATGACTCCGGCAACGGATGGCATGATCGTCGACTCTGCTGCACCGCGTCTCGATCTTTCGACTCTGGATGCGGGGTCAACTTTGCCAGAGTCGACCCTGTCTCCCGACGTGGTCGTTATTGGGGCGGGCCCATCGGGACTCGCAGCAGCGGCGGTCGCAGCCGAGAGCGGGCTTGATGTTGTGTTGCTCGACGAACGCGGCAAGCTCGGTGGCCAGTACTACAAGCAGCCTGCACCCGACTTCGACCTCGACGAGCACCGGCTTGATGGCCAGTACCAGCGCGGCCGCGCTCTCATTGAGCGTGCGCGAGCATCCGGGGTCCGTATCCTTGACCGCGCGAAAGTATGGGGGGCGTTTGCTCCGGATCACATCGTTGCAGCTAGTCCCGTTGAACGCTGGGTGATCCGTGCCAAACGTGTCGTGCTTGCCACGGGTGCGTACGAGCGCGGGGTGCCGATGCCGGGGTGGACTCTTCCCGGTGTCATGACGACGGGGGCCGCCCAGACGCTGTCTCGCTCATACCAAGTTTCGCCGGGCGAGCGCGTGCTCGTTGCGGGCAATGGCCCCCTGAACATGCAGGTTGCGGCGGAACTCGCGGCAGCCGGTGCTCACGTTGTTGCCCTGGTCGAGCTCGCTAATCCTGTGCGCGCATCGAGCGTTCTTCCGGGAGCCATGATGGCCTTCGCCTCACCCGGTCTCATCGCGGACGGTGCGAAGTATGGTCTCGCTCTGGCGCGGGCACACGTACCCGTCATCACCGGCAGCGCTGTTGTGAGGATGACCGGTGATGAGAATGGTGTAGCCGGCGCGGTCGTTGCACGCTTGCGCAGCGACGGCACCCTGATACCGGGAACCGAGCGCACCTTTGAGGTTGATGCGGTCTGCATGGGCTACGGGTTCTTGCCTTCCAACGAAATTGCTCGGCTGTCGGCATCAGTGGGATGA